The segment GACGCCCCGGTGAAGCGCGTTGCCAGCGCCGACACCTGGGTCGGCTACGCGCCGAGCCTCGAAGACGCGACGCTGCCGCAGGTGAGCACGTTCCGGGAGGCGTACCTGGACATCGTGAAGTTCTAGGCGCCCGAACACCCACGACCCAGAACCAAAAACCCGAAGCCCTGAACTGATCGGTTCAGGGTTTCGGGTTTTTGGTTGTGCGTTCTGTGTTAGGCCACCCGCTTCAGCGTTCGCCCCCCCGCTGCACTCAGCTTGAACTCCCCCACCAACGCCGCCAGCATCTGGCTCTGCCCGGCCAGCTCTTCGCTGGCGCTGGAGCTCTCTTCGGCGCTGGCCGCCACGCTCTGGGTGACGGCGTTCATCTGCCCCATCGCCAGGTTGACCTGACCGACGCCTTCGCGCTGGCCTTCGGAGGCGGTGGTGATGTCGCCCACGGCGTCGTAGACGCCCTCGACCTGTTTGTCGATCTGCGTGAGGCGCCCTTCGACCTGCCGCGTCAGCTCGGCGCCGCGTTTGGCGCTGGTGACGCTCTGTTCGATGAGCGCGGCGGTCTGGCGGGCGGCATCGGCGGACCGAATGGCGAGCGCGCGGACCTCCTCCGCCACGACCGCGAAGCCCTTGCCGGCGTCGCCCGCGCGCGCCGCTTCAACGGCGGCGTTGAGCGCCAGCAGGTTGGTCTGGAACGAAATGCTGTCGATGCTCTTCACGATCTGCGCCGTTTCGTTGGCCGAGCGGCCAATCTCTTCGACCGCCGTGAGCAACTGCTGCATGGCCTGCACGCCGGCTTGCGTGGTCTCACGGGCCTGCGTGGCCTGCACCTGCACAGCGCGTGACGAGGACGCATTGCGCTCGGCGGAGCCTCCGAGTTCCGCCAGGCTCGCGGAGGTCTCTTCGAGCGACGCCGCCTGTTCGCTCGCGCCCTGCGCCAGCGACTGACTGGTCGTAGCGATCTGGTTGGCGGCGCTCGCGATCTGCGAGGTGGAGGCCGCCACATTCTCCATGGTGGCGCGCAGCGCGTCGATGGCGCGGTTGAGCGCGTCCTTGATCTGTGCGTGATCGCCGCGATACTGCCCGTCGACATGCACCGTCAGGTCGCGATCGGCCAGCCGTTGCAGCACGGCAGCCGCTTCCTGGACCGGCTGGATCACCGCATCAAGCGTGGCATTGAAACCGCCGATCAGTTCCTTGAACGCGCCATGGAACTTGGCGGCGTCCCCACGCGTGCTCAGCTGGCCGTCGGTACCCGCCTTGGCGAGCCGAAGGCTTTCATCGATCAGCCCCTGCAGCGTGTGCTGCAGCGCGCCAAAGCTGCGTCCGAGTTCGTCGCGCTCACTGCGCGCCTGCACCGGCATCGAGAGATCACCTTGGGCAATGCGCGTGGCGGCGGTGGCCAGTGCCTGCTGCGCCGTAATCATCTCCACGAAGGCCTGCGACAGCACACCCGTCTCGTCCTTGCGGGCGATGGGCGTGATCATGGTGATGTCGCCAATGGCGAGCTGACGGGCCGACTGTGCCATGGCCTGGAGCGGACGGCCAATGAGCCGCGCCAGCGATATCCCCGCACTGATCGCCACGAACACCGAGAAGATCACCAGCCCCACGATGAGCCACGTGGATTCACTCGCGGCGGCGGCGTTGGTAGTGGCGACCGTATCGGCATCCAGCACCTTCGCGTCCATCACGTCCTCGAAACTCTGTTCGACGCGCTTGGCGGCCGCGAGCGCGTCGCCGTTGAGCACGGCCACCGCGGCGGCCTGCTTCCCGGCGCGCGCGAAGGCGAGGATGCTGTCCTGATAGGGCAGGAAGGCCTGTCGATTCTGCTTGAGCGTATCGAACTCGGCGCGGATCTGCGCATCGATCAGTGACGGCTCGAACTTGGCGAGAATCGAGTCGATCGCCCGATTGAGCGACGCCAGCGTTGCGACGCGCTCGTCCAGCTTGGCGGGCGTCGGCGAGTTGTAGATCGCATCGCGCAGATTCACGCGCGTGCGCTGGAAGTTCTTGGCGGCGTTACCAATATCACCGAGCGGCACGGTGATGTCGCGGTACAGCGTTGCGTCGGCCTGCGACATCTGACGCATGGTGCGAATGCTTTCGACACCGGCGACGGCGGCACTCAGCGCGACGATCGCAAAAGCGATCAGCAGTTTCGCACTGATAGAGCGATCCAAATACCACTGCATAACAGTTCCCCGGACGGGACTGACACTGACCGAGC is part of the Gemmatimonadaceae bacterium genome and harbors:
- a CDS encoding MCP four helix bundle domain-containing protein; amino-acid sequence: MDRSISAKLLIAFAIVALSAAVAGVESIRTMRQMSQADATLYRDITVPLGDIGNAAKNFQRTRVNLRDAIYNSPTPAKLDERVATLASLNRAIDSILAKFEPSLIDAQIRAEFDTLKQNRQAFLPYQDSILAFARAGKQAAAVAVLNGDALAAAKRVEQSFEDVMDAKVLDADTVATTNAAAASESTWLIVGLVIFSVFVAISAGISLARLIGRPLQAMAQSARQLAIGDITMITPIARKDETGVLSQAFVEMITAQQALATAATRIAQGDLSMPVQARSERDELGRSFGALQHTLQGLIDESLRLAKAGTDGQLSTRGDAAKFHGAFKELIGGFNATLDAVIQPVQEAAAVLQRLADRDLTVHVDGQYRGDHAQIKDALNRAIDALRATMENVAASTSQIASAANQIATTSQSLAQGASEQAASLEETSASLAELGGSAERNASSSRAVQVQATQARETTQAGVQAMQQLLTAVEEIGRSANETAQIVKSIDSISFQTNLLALNAAVEAARAGDAGKGFAVVAEEVRALAIRSADAARQTAALIEQSVTSAKRGAELTRQVEGRLTQIDKQVEGVYDAVGDITTASEGQREGVGQVNLAMGQMNAVTQSVAASAEESSSASEELAGQSQMLAALVGEFKLSAAGGRTLKRVA